A section of the Marinimicrobium koreense genome encodes:
- a CDS encoding glutamine amidotransferase-related protein, protein MRLAILDADILREALQPKYHSYGRMFEALFERQQLDWEMDIFRVIEGDYPSDMDQYDAYLITGSQYDAFSDEPWIRRLREYVRALFEAGKPMVGVCFGHQLLAHALGGEAGRADTGWGLGVMTYPLLTKPPFVDDAESVSLIISHRDQVTRLPPDAERLLSNDFCPNAAFHIPGRVLAIQGHPEFSVDYAQALLQYRKQELTPDHLARVLESYSVPHQGERVGQWMRRFLEQAVA, encoded by the coding sequence ATGCGATTGGCCATTCTGGATGCGGATATTCTGAGAGAGGCGTTGCAGCCTAAGTACCACAGCTACGGCCGAATGTTTGAGGCGCTGTTCGAGCGTCAACAGCTCGATTGGGAGATGGACATTTTCAGGGTCATTGAGGGCGACTATCCGTCGGACATGGATCAGTATGATGCCTACCTGATCACCGGCAGCCAGTACGATGCCTTTTCCGATGAGCCCTGGATTCGCCGACTGCGTGAGTATGTCCGGGCGCTGTTCGAGGCGGGTAAACCGATGGTGGGTGTCTGTTTTGGCCATCAACTGCTGGCGCACGCGCTGGGTGGAGAGGCCGGGCGCGCGGACACCGGTTGGGGCCTGGGGGTGATGACCTATCCGTTGCTGACCAAGCCACCGTTTGTGGATGATGCCGAATCGGTTTCGTTGATCATCAGCCACCGCGACCAGGTGACCCGCTTACCGCCCGACGCCGAACGTCTGCTCAGTAACGACTTCTGTCCGAATGCGGCCTTCCATATCCCCGGTCGGGTTCTGGCCATTCAGGGCCATCCGGAATTCAGCGTGGACTACGCTCAGGCCCTGTTGCAGTACCGCAAACAGGAACTGACGCCAGACCACCTGGCCCGGGTGCTTGAAAGCTACTCGGTTCCTCACCAGGGTGAGCGTGTTGGCCAGTGGATGCGCCGGTTCCTTGAGCAGGCCGTCGCCTGA
- a CDS encoding 3-keto-disaccharide hydrolase, whose amino-acid sequence MRWTQPLLYIGLATVVMTGCNSQPNTPNHSDREEWIDLFNGQDLDDWIIKIAGSPPGENTLNTFRLEDGKIVVSYDQYDELNGRWGHIFYKEPFSHYRIEVEYRFVGEQVAGAPEWAIRNNGIMYHAQSPYEMAIDQGYPACMEVQLLGGNGTDERHTSNLVTPGTHAVYEGELREDHIIESTSKTYHGDQWVTAEVEVHGNDLAIHRVEGEEVIRYSGMQLDDGTLLHEGYIALQAESAPIEFRSVRLLNLKGCMDDSASNYKSYFVANDPDACTY is encoded by the coding sequence ATGCGTTGGACCCAACCTTTGCTCTATATCGGATTGGCCACTGTGGTCATGACCGGCTGTAACAGCCAGCCCAACACCCCCAACCACTCCGACCGGGAAGAATGGATCGACCTGTTCAACGGCCAGGATCTGGACGACTGGATCATCAAGATTGCCGGCTCTCCTCCGGGCGAAAACACCCTGAACACCTTCCGCCTGGAGGACGGCAAGATCGTGGTCAGTTATGACCAGTACGATGAACTGAACGGTCGCTGGGGCCACATTTTTTACAAGGAGCCCTTCTCCCACTACCGCATCGAGGTGGAATACCGCTTTGTGGGCGAACAGGTCGCCGGTGCGCCAGAGTGGGCCATTCGCAACAACGGCATCATGTATCACGCCCAATCCCCGTATGAAATGGCAATCGACCAGGGCTACCCCGCCTGCATGGAGGTGCAACTGCTCGGTGGCAACGGCACCGATGAGCGCCACACCTCCAATCTGGTAACGCCGGGTACTCATGCGGTTTATGAGGGCGAGCTGCGCGAGGATCACATCATCGAGTCGACCAGCAAGACCTATCACGGCGATCAGTGGGTCACCGCTGAAGTGGAAGTGCACGGCAATGACCTGGCGATTCACCGGGTGGAAGGTGAAGAGGTCATCCGGTACAGCGGCATGCAACTGGATGACGGTACGCTACTGCACGAGGGCTATATCGCACTGCAGGCGGAAAGCGCCCCTATCGAATTCCGCTCGGTGCGCCTGCTCAACCTGAAGGGCTGCATGGACGACAGTGCCAGCAACTACAAGTCCTATTTTGTAGCAAACGACCCGGACGCCTGCACTTACTGA
- a CDS encoding cation:proton antiporter family protein codes for MLEAVWIAFAFTLGFLVHRMGLPNLIGYLAAGFAISAVAPALNLPEENGEILDHIAHLGVLLLLFTVGLKLRLRNLVRPEVIGGGLLHFTVSCLVLAPAFYLFMDISPYTAGMLAVALAFSSTVLAAKVLDSKRELRAFHGRVAIGILIVQDLIALVVMAFANGETPSWWALLIFALPLLRPVFYRLLDMSGHDELLMLLGLLLALAVGGQGFESVGLSSELGALAFGALLANHPRATELSNSLWSVKELFLVGFFLQIGMEGLPDADMLIFAAIMTLVLPLKGLLFFVLLLAFKLRARSAFLTGLSLSNYSEFGLIVASVALPEWLVPIAITLAFSFVLSAPLNHIAHPLYEKLANRLQKLERDSWHPDEQPISLGDAEVVVMGMGRTGAAAYERLQKQGYKLIALDSDPGKVDKHRKAGRNILFADAEDQAFWQGLDMTQIKAVVLSMSDSEAKIISAKKLRSNGFEGYIVSHSLYEDEANRIDAAGANRTYLTMNEAGTSLAEHICQYMQTGRAEH; via the coding sequence ATGCTGGAAGCCGTCTGGATCGCATTTGCCTTCACCCTGGGATTTCTGGTTCACCGGATGGGCCTGCCCAACCTGATCGGCTACCTGGCCGCCGGCTTTGCCATCAGTGCGGTCGCCCCGGCACTGAACCTCCCCGAAGAGAATGGTGAAATACTGGATCATATCGCCCACCTGGGTGTGCTGTTGCTGCTGTTTACAGTGGGCTTGAAGTTGCGCTTGCGCAACCTGGTGCGCCCGGAGGTGATCGGCGGCGGGCTGCTGCATTTTACCGTGTCCTGTCTGGTGCTCGCCCCGGCGTTTTATCTGTTTATGGATATCTCGCCCTACACCGCCGGCATGCTGGCGGTGGCGCTGGCCTTCTCCAGCACCGTGCTGGCGGCCAAGGTGCTCGACAGCAAGCGAGAGTTGCGCGCCTTTCACGGACGGGTGGCCATCGGCATTCTGATTGTGCAGGACCTGATCGCCCTGGTGGTCATGGCCTTTGCCAACGGTGAGACGCCCTCCTGGTGGGCGCTGCTGATTTTCGCTCTGCCGCTGTTGCGTCCGGTGTTCTATCGCCTGCTCGACATGAGTGGCCACGACGAGTTGCTGATGTTGCTGGGGTTGCTGTTGGCACTGGCCGTAGGTGGCCAGGGGTTCGAGTCTGTGGGACTCAGCTCCGAACTGGGAGCGCTGGCCTTTGGCGCCCTGCTGGCCAATCACCCGCGCGCGACCGAGCTGTCCAATTCGCTGTGGAGCGTCAAAGAGCTGTTTCTGGTGGGTTTCTTTCTGCAGATCGGCATGGAGGGGTTACCTGACGCCGACATGCTGATTTTTGCCGCCATCATGACGCTGGTGCTACCCCTCAAGGGGCTGCTGTTCTTCGTGTTGCTGCTGGCTTTCAAGCTCCGCGCCCGCAGTGCCTTTCTGACTGGTCTGAGCCTGAGTAACTACAGCGAGTTTGGCCTGATCGTCGCCAGTGTTGCGCTGCCGGAGTGGCTGGTGCCGATTGCCATTACCCTGGCGTTTTCCTTTGTGCTCTCCGCACCGCTCAACCACATCGCCCATCCGCTCTACGAGAAGCTGGCCAACCGCCTGCAGAAGCTGGAACGGGATAGCTGGCATCCGGACGAGCAGCCGATCTCCCTGGGTGATGCCGAGGTGGTGGTGATGGGTATGGGCCGCACCGGTGCCGCCGCCTACGAGCGCCTGCAGAAGCAGGGCTATAAATTGATTGCCCTGGACTCGGACCCCGGCAAGGTGGACAAACACCGTAAGGCGGGACGCAATATTCTGTTCGCCGACGCTGAGGATCAGGCCTTCTGGCAGGGGTTGGACATGACCCAGATCAAGGCGGTGGTCCTGAGCATGAGCGACTCGGAAGCGAAAATCATTTCCGCCAAAAAACTGCGCAGCAATGGCTTTGAGGGCTATATCGTGTCTCATAGCCTGTACGAGGATGAAGCCAACCGCATCGACGCCGCTGGCGCCAACCGGACTTACCTGACGATGAATGAGGCGGGCACCAGCCTGGCCGAGCACATCTGTCAGTACATGCAGACCGGCCGGGCCGAGCACTGA